One window of Proteiniborus ethanoligenes genomic DNA carries:
- a CDS encoding ABC transporter ATP-binding protein — translation MSVLKAENITKIYGNKKGGLTVKALDKFSINIENGEFVGVMGPSGSGKTTLLNILATIDTPSSGELHINGTDPMKLNEKHTALFRRKELGFIFQDYNLLDTLSIKENIILPLVLEKVKTRTIEEKVKDIAGLLNIKDILDKRPYEISGGQQQRAACARALIHSPSIILADEPTGNLDSKSSQEVMESIKSLNEERNATIMMVTHDPFAASFCHRIVMIKDGQFFLEIVKGDNRQAFFQQILDSLSLLGGNYNDIA, via the coding sequence ATGTCAGTATTAAAAGCAGAAAACATAACTAAGATATATGGCAATAAAAAAGGAGGTTTAACAGTAAAAGCCCTAGATAAATTTAGCATAAATATAGAAAATGGAGAATTCGTAGGGGTAATGGGACCATCAGGAAGTGGTAAAACTACTCTTTTAAACATATTAGCTACTATAGATACGCCTTCTTCAGGAGAGCTTCATATAAATGGAACTGATCCTATGAAATTAAACGAAAAGCATACAGCCCTATTTAGAAGAAAAGAATTAGGATTTATATTCCAAGACTATAATCTTCTAGATACTCTATCAATAAAAGAAAATATAATATTGCCTTTAGTATTAGAAAAAGTAAAGACAAGAACAATAGAAGAGAAAGTAAAGGATATAGCTGGATTGTTAAACATTAAAGATATCCTTGATAAAAGACCTTATGAGATATCTGGTGGACAACAGCAGAGGGCAGCATGTGCAAGAGCTCTTATACACAGTCCATCTATAATACTTGCAGATGAGCCTACGGGGAACCTTGATTCAAAGTCCTCGCAAGAGGTTATGGAATCTATAAAAAGCCTAAACGAAGAAAGAAACGCTACTATTATGATGGTAACTCACGATCCTTTTGCAGCAAGCTTTTGCCACAGAATAGTGATGATAAAGGATGGCCAATTCTTTTTAGAAATAGTAAAAGGAGATAACAGACAAGCATTTTTCCAGCAAATATTAGACTCCCTTTCTCTATTAGGAGGTAATTACAATGACATTGCGTGA
- a CDS encoding DUF4179 domain-containing protein → MKDIEKILIENKNDINKIQVPEELESRLYKALESSSSPKVKKRNWKPIVAAACILFLLIGYNFNALAYYGKKLLGYDQVMNGTLRQLNELGKGQPIGKSYTFKNGLSVILDGIMVDENQFLAFYTVKDPKGNVDHILGPRMIIKGFFKEYYPKSGQGEMNDEKTEINWIHSFEKPSAFEKTLRLELVLFDKNSSEKGEISFKVDPSKAMGHTLKQSINKTIKAGDTKIHLESIVASPTKTVLYGSIQNIIELGKEQILGERLRPKNIDIKLIANDQEIDHQGGGISTDMKGIRFHSEYDALPEDLESIKLNIVSFSVDRDVNKKVDIDKESNNQEIQALGQNIQINEISQSEGNTYVTITTRDDIILTKVGLIVDGERVALEETINSDIEKLKDGSIMHTRTLRFPQIGDNYKLSVEKMTYTEPYNKTIDIPID, encoded by the coding sequence ATGAAAGACATTGAGAAAATATTAATTGAGAATAAGAATGATATAAACAAAATTCAAGTACCAGAGGAGCTAGAATCCAGGTTATATAAAGCGTTAGAAAGCAGCTCTTCACCTAAAGTAAAGAAGAGAAACTGGAAACCCATAGTAGCAGCTGCTTGTATCCTATTTTTGCTGATTGGGTACAATTTTAATGCTCTTGCATACTATGGGAAAAAACTTCTTGGATACGACCAAGTAATGAATGGAACTCTAAGACAGTTAAATGAATTAGGAAAGGGTCAGCCCATAGGGAAAAGCTATACTTTCAAAAACGGTTTATCTGTAATACTAGATGGGATAATGGTTGACGAAAACCAGTTTTTAGCTTTCTATACGGTTAAGGACCCAAAGGGGAATGTTGATCATATTCTTGGTCCACGTATGATTATAAAAGGATTTTTTAAAGAATATTATCCAAAGAGCGGACAGGGTGAAATGAATGATGAAAAAACCGAAATAAATTGGATTCATAGCTTCGAAAAACCTTCTGCATTTGAGAAAACATTAAGATTAGAGCTTGTATTATTTGATAAGAATAGCAGCGAAAAAGGAGAGATTAGCTTTAAGGTTGATCCAAGCAAGGCAATGGGTCACACATTAAAACAAAGCATAAATAAAACCATAAAAGCTGGGGATACAAAAATCCATTTAGAATCAATAGTGGCATCTCCAACAAAAACTGTTTTATACGGCTCAATACAAAACATTATAGAACTAGGAAAGGAACAAATACTAGGTGAAAGACTTCGTCCTAAAAATATAGATATAAAATTAATTGCAAATGATCAAGAAATAGACCATCAAGGTGGGGGAATAAGTACAGATATGAAGGGCATTAGATTTCACAGTGAATATGATGCTTTGCCAGAGGACTTAGAATCCATTAAGTTAAATATTGTAAGCTTTTCTGTGGATAGAGATGTGAACAAGAAGGTAGACATTGACAAAGAATCCAATAATCAAGAAATACAAGCCTTAGGACAAAATATACAGATAAATGAAATATCCCAATCAGAAGGAAACACATACGTTACAATAACTACTAGAGATGATATAATCCTTACGAAAGTAGGACTTATAGTAGATGGAGAAAGAGTAGCACTTGAAGAAACTATTAATAGTGACATTGAAAAGCTAAAGGATGGAAGCATTATGCATACTAGAACTCTACGCTTTCCTCAAATAGGTGATAATTATAAATTAAGCGTAGAAAAAATGACTTATACAGAACCATATAACAAAACTATTGACATACCTATAGACTAA
- a CDS encoding sensor histidine kinase yields the protein MNFKNYIKDRISLIIIFFLNTLLIILVMYLNLIINHGKFSRENVIYAFIISFVLFLFFMIYDYLKAKPFYNYLNKAANSDDDLDSILNVTGARTYERIMYNRILSKTFKFYSDKLSKYEENQRQYIYFINQWVHQMKTPVSVINLLLQDKNKENYKETLESIFEENEKITHGLEMMLCNARLSQFNLDFKVEKVNILSIIRKVINDNKKSLIRNSIYPKIICEEDITVETDNKWISFVINQILVNAIKYSKDVSDEDKHITFEIKDEGTRTILSIEDQGIGIPKEDRTRVFNAFFTGINGRKTSESTGMGMYLSKRICDELGHGLTFESEKGKGTKFFIIFYKGKNIFKLSKL from the coding sequence ATGAATTTTAAAAATTACATTAAAGATAGAATTAGCCTTATAATAATATTCTTCTTAAATACACTTTTGATAATTTTAGTAATGTATTTAAACCTAATAATTAACCATGGAAAATTTTCAAGAGAAAATGTAATTTATGCTTTTATCATATCCTTTGTACTATTCTTATTTTTTATGATATATGATTACCTTAAAGCCAAACCCTTTTATAATTATCTTAATAAAGCTGCTAATTCTGACGATGATTTAGACAGTATCTTAAACGTAACAGGTGCAAGGACTTACGAGAGAATAATGTATAATAGAATTTTAAGCAAAACATTTAAATTCTATAGTGACAAGCTCTCAAAATATGAGGAGAATCAAAGGCAATATATTTATTTCATCAATCAATGGGTACATCAGATGAAAACTCCTGTATCGGTTATTAATCTCTTACTGCAAGATAAAAATAAAGAAAACTATAAGGAAACACTTGAAAGTATCTTTGAAGAAAACGAAAAGATAACCCATGGACTAGAGATGATGCTTTGCAATGCTAGATTAAGCCAATTTAACCTAGATTTTAAAGTTGAAAAGGTAAATATACTATCCATTATAAGAAAAGTGATAAATGATAATAAAAAATCTCTAATAAGAAATTCCATATATCCTAAGATAATATGTGAAGAAGATATAACCGTAGAAACAGATAATAAGTGGATATCTTTCGTAATAAATCAAATCCTAGTGAATGCAATAAAGTATTCAAAAGATGTCTCAGATGAAGATAAACATATTACATTTGAAATAAAAGATGAAGGGACAAGGACGATCTTGTCTATTGAGGATCAAGGCATAGGGATACCAAAGGAAGATAGAACTAGAGTATTCAATGCGTTTTTCACAGGAATCAATGGGAGAAAAACCTCCGAATCAACAGGCATGGGAATGTACCTTTCCAAGAGAATATGTGATGAACTGGGACATGGACTGACATTTGAATCAGAGAAAGGGAAAGGGACTAAGTTTTTCATAATATTTTATAAAGGGAAAAATATATTTAAGCTTTCAAAATTGTAA
- a CDS encoding NUDIX domain-containing protein, producing MDRKVRCQGIILKDGCILILKQYNYRRKEEYWMLPGGGLENNETEEECIKREIEEETNLAVDIIEVLFDDNREGSDVYKRYVTFLCIPKKDSVEKIGTEMVSYRKILELVWCPLDDEGKWNDNIKREQFFPSMKRIKDKLISMGVI from the coding sequence ATGGATAGAAAAGTAAGATGTCAGGGTATTATTTTAAAGGATGGATGCATTCTCATATTGAAGCAGTATAATTACCGTAGAAAAGAAGAATACTGGATGCTCCCTGGAGGTGGTCTAGAAAACAATGAAACAGAAGAGGAATGTATTAAGCGTGAGATTGAAGAGGAAACAAATTTAGCTGTTGATATTATAGAGGTATTATTTGATGATAATAGAGAAGGTAGTGATGTGTATAAAAGATATGTTACGTTCCTCTGTATTCCTAAAAAGGACAGTGTAGAAAAAATAGGAACAGAAATGGTTTCTTATAGAAAAATACTAGAATTAGTGTGGTGCCCCCTAGATGATGAAGGTAAATGGAATGATAATATAAAAAGAGAGCAATTCTTTCCATCTATGAAGCGTATCAAGGATAAGCTAATAAGTATGGGTGTTATTTAA
- a CDS encoding DNA topoisomerase III, whose product MSKTLVLAEKPSVARDIAKVLNCNNQRNGFLEGNKYVVTWALGHLVTLADPEEYDKRYKEWKLEDLPMLPSPLKLVVIRQSGKQFQTVKEQMHRKDINEIVIATDAGREGELVARWIIEKANVRKPIKRLWISSVTDKAIKEGFSKLKDGKEYENLYASAVARAEADWIVGINATRALTCKYNAQLSCGRVQTPTLAMIAKREEEIQNFKSRDYYGLIALSKDLTLTWQDNHTKDIKTFDKDKCHKILSTIKGKDAEVINVEKSYKKSFSPGLYDLTELQRDANRIFGYSAKETLSIMQRLYESYKVLTYPRTDSRYISRDIVDTLKDRIKACSVGPYTAIASKLLRSSIKENKSFVDDSKVSDHHAIIPTEQKVLLSELNDRERKIYDLVVKRFLAVLYPPFEYEETSIKAKIGDESFIAKGKTVIAQGWKEVYSNNFEEDTEEDMGEQILPNINKGETLKISSITQTKGKTKPPAPFNEGTLLSAMENPKRYMEGEDKSLIKIIGEAGGIGTVATRADIIEKLFNTFLIEKKGKDIFITSKGKQLLELVPEDLKSPTLTAEWEQKLGAISKGKLNKNAFINEMKSYAKVVVEEIKISEDTFRHDNLTRTKCPECGKYMLEVNGKKGKMLICQDRECGHRKNISKETNARCPNCRKKLQLHGEGEGQIFVCSCGYREKLSAFNERRKESKNTVSKRDVSRYLREQGKSNDEPINSALADALSKLKLK is encoded by the coding sequence ATGAGTAAAACTTTAGTATTAGCTGAAAAACCAAGTGTAGCTAGGGATATAGCAAAGGTTTTAAACTGCAATAATCAAAGAAATGGATTTTTGGAAGGAAATAAATATGTAGTAACTTGGGCCTTAGGTCATTTAGTTACATTAGCAGATCCTGAGGAATACGACAAAAGGTATAAGGAATGGAAGCTTGAGGACTTACCTATGCTTCCTTCACCACTTAAGCTAGTTGTCATAAGACAAAGTGGGAAACAATTTCAAACTGTTAAGGAGCAAATGCATAGGAAAGATATAAATGAAATTGTAATAGCTACTGATGCAGGAAGAGAAGGAGAGCTTGTTGCAAGATGGATAATAGAAAAGGCCAATGTAAGGAAGCCCATTAAACGACTTTGGATATCTTCAGTTACAGATAAGGCTATAAAAGAAGGCTTTAGCAAATTAAAGGATGGAAAAGAATACGAAAATCTTTATGCATCAGCGGTAGCACGTGCTGAAGCTGATTGGATAGTAGGCATAAATGCTACTCGTGCCCTAACCTGCAAATATAATGCACAACTATCCTGTGGAAGAGTCCAGACTCCAACTCTTGCCATGATTGCAAAGCGAGAAGAGGAAATACAGAACTTTAAGTCTAGAGACTATTATGGACTTATAGCTTTATCAAAAGACTTAACCTTGACATGGCAGGATAATCATACAAAAGATATAAAAACCTTTGATAAAGACAAATGCCATAAAATACTTTCAACTATTAAAGGCAAGGATGCAGAGGTAATAAATGTTGAAAAATCCTATAAAAAAAGCTTCTCTCCTGGACTATATGATTTAACAGAATTACAGAGAGATGCAAATAGGATATTTGGATATTCAGCAAAGGAAACATTATCTATTATGCAAAGACTATATGAGAGTTACAAGGTACTTACTTATCCAAGAACTGACTCTAGATATATTTCTAGAGATATAGTAGATACCTTGAAGGACAGAATAAAAGCCTGCAGTGTAGGACCGTATACAGCTATAGCCTCTAAGCTCTTAAGAAGCTCTATAAAAGAGAATAAATCCTTTGTTGACGATAGTAAGGTTTCTGACCATCATGCTATTATACCAACAGAGCAGAAGGTTTTGTTAAGCGAACTAAATGATAGAGAACGAAAGATATATGACTTAGTTGTAAAGAGATTTTTAGCAGTATTGTATCCTCCATTTGAATATGAAGAGACTTCCATAAAAGCTAAGATTGGAGATGAGAGCTTTATTGCTAAAGGAAAGACAGTCATAGCTCAGGGCTGGAAGGAAGTATATTCAAATAACTTTGAAGAAGATACTGAAGAGGATATGGGAGAACAAATATTGCCCAATATAAATAAAGGAGAGACACTTAAAATTTCCTCAATTACACAGACAAAGGGTAAGACTAAGCCCCCAGCACCTTTTAATGAAGGAACCTTGCTTTCAGCTATGGAAAATCCTAAAAGGTATATGGAGGGTGAAGACAAATCTCTAATTAAGATAATAGGAGAAGCAGGTGGTATAGGTACAGTAGCCACAAGAGCAGATATTATTGAAAAGTTATTTAATACATTTTTAATAGAAAAGAAGGGAAAGGATATATTCATTACGTCTAAAGGAAAACAGCTTCTTGAGCTAGTACCAGAAGACCTAAAATCACCAACACTAACAGCAGAGTGGGAGCAAAAGCTAGGAGCTATTTCAAAGGGGAAATTAAACAAAAATGCTTTTATAAACGAAATGAAAAGCTATGCTAAAGTGGTTGTAGAAGAGATAAAGATAAGCGAAGACACATTTAGACATGACAATCTTACCAGAACTAAATGCCCTGAGTGTGGGAAGTATATGCTTGAGGTAAACGGAAAAAAGGGCAAGATGCTCATATGCCAGGATAGAGAGTGTGGACACAGAAAAAACATTTCTAAAGAAACAAATGCTAGATGTCCGAATTGCAGAAAGAAGCTCCAGCTTCATGGAGAGGGAGAAGGACAAATATTTGTATGTAGCTGCGGATATAGGGAAAAATTATCAGCTTTTAACGAGAGAAGAAAGGAATCAAAGAATACAGTTTCAAAAAGAGATGTATCAAGGTATCTTAGAGAACAAGGCAAAAGCAACGATGAGCCGATTAACTCAGCTCTTGCAGATGCGTTGTCTAAGCTTAAGCTAAAATAA
- a CDS encoding GNAT family N-acetyltransferase, which produces MIIYKRCTEVDVDTIFRGFQIGFSDYIIKTEMPKDFFVKRFFGPEGNSYEHSIIALDGDEPVGLNLGGIKTYEGIKTLRCGALCIHPDYRGTEVGKKLFHLHKEIALNNGCKQMFLEVIVGNDRAINFYKSKGYEKVYDIFYYSHDNPLELEAFIPDTVSIREIDINTLRTLSHQITDIHINWQNDFDYIEKLEEQVHYGVFKSDKLMGGLSIHTRGKISFIWISPELRHQDIGKSLISYAVRELNIGKLMISFSNNANLLGFVKRLSFTKDLISQYEMYHTL; this is translated from the coding sequence AGATGTAGATACTATATTTCGTGGGTTTCAAATAGGATTTTCTGATTATATTATTAAAACAGAAATGCCAAAGGATTTTTTCGTTAAACGTTTTTTTGGACCAGAAGGCAATAGCTACGAGCATTCTATTATAGCCCTTGATGGAGATGAGCCAGTAGGGCTTAACTTAGGGGGCATAAAAACATATGAAGGTATAAAAACACTTAGATGTGGTGCTCTTTGCATTCATCCAGATTATAGAGGCACTGAGGTAGGAAAAAAGCTTTTTCATCTTCATAAGGAAATAGCCTTAAACAATGGATGTAAGCAAATGTTTCTAGAGGTTATAGTAGGCAATGATCGTGCGATTAACTTCTACAAAAGCAAGGGCTACGAAAAGGTTTATGATATATTCTATTATTCTCACGATAATCCTTTAGAGCTGGAGGCTTTTATCCCAGACACTGTAAGCATCAGAGAAATAGATATAAACACTCTAAGAACCTTAAGCCATCAAATCACAGACATACATATTAATTGGCAGAATGATTTTGATTATATTGAGAAGCTAGAAGAACAGGTTCATTATGGCGTATTTAAGAGTGATAAGCTTATGGGAGGTTTAAGCATTCATACAAGGGGTAAGATTAGTTTTATTTGGATTAGTCCTGAGCTACGTCATCAGGACATAGGGAAGAGTCTTATAAGCTATGCAGTAAGAGAGCTTAATATAGGAAAGCTAATGATAAGCTTCTCTAACAATGCAAATCTTCTAGGCTTTGTAAAACGTCTTAGCTTTACTAAAGATTTGATTTCACAATATGAAATGTATCATACATTATAA
- a CDS encoding sodium ion-translocating decarboxylase subunit beta: MRKDKLTKIVAVLTVITGLITVIRLGFNFLLPMYLSYKLNKDVNNASSIGIIGGADGPTAIFIASQPSFNLAIGIFSLLTIAGIIYLFIVKRSMK, translated from the coding sequence TTGAGAAAAGATAAATTAACAAAAATAGTTGCTGTACTTACTGTAATAACTGGATTGATAACTGTTATAAGATTGGGATTTAATTTTTTACTACCTATGTATTTATCTTATAAATTGAATAAAGATGTAAATAATGCAAGCTCCATAGGAATTATAGGCGGTGCAGATGGACCAACAGCTATTTTTATTGCAAGCCAACCATCTTTTAATTTAGCTATAGGCATATTTTCATTGCTTACAATAGCAGGGATTATATACTTATTTATTGTTAAAAGATCAATGAAATAG
- a CDS encoding ABC-F family ATP-binding cassette domain-containing protein, whose translation MNLMSIENLSKSYSEKQLLNNISFGINEGDKIGVIGVNGTGKSTLLKIIAGVETPDEGRIIKGSSVRIEYLSQNPDFDPEATVLGQVFKGNSDVMRIIREYEKAVQNPDTPVEIITKLTSDMDAANAWQIESEAKAVLTKLGILDFGVKVGTLSGGQRKRIALASALINPAELLILDEPTNHLDNDTIDWLEEYLSKRKGALLMVTHDRYFLDRVVNGIVQLDNGNLHMYKGNYNYYLEKKLEREEMEAATERKRQSLLRKELAWIMRGAKARTTKQKARIERFENLNEKAIDLTDEKLDISVASSRLGRKVIELEHINKSFDDKKVIDDFSYTVLRDDRVGIIGPNGSGKSTLINIISKRLEPDNGKVDIGETVRIGVFSQETYHMDDSLRVIEYIREGGEFLSTAEGQKISASQMLERFLFSSHEQWTQVAKLSGGEKRRLHLLRVLMDAPNVLLLDEPTNDLDIETLTILEDYLEDFQGAVIAVSHDRYFLDKMVEKIFVFGENGRIKQYTGNYTGIKEDYYTDSDDNIHNSTSGKNKDVSNKDFSQSSKSSSEKAREKPLKFTYKEQIEYEKIDDIIAQLEEKIQGVEEAINQASADYILLQELLAQKEELENELDEKMQRWIYLNELAERIENNKRQ comes from the coding sequence ATGAACCTTATGAGCATAGAGAATCTTTCAAAAAGCTATAGTGAAAAGCAATTGCTTAATAATATAAGCTTTGGAATAAATGAAGGCGACAAAATAGGTGTTATAGGAGTAAATGGAACAGGGAAGTCTACATTGTTAAAAATAATAGCAGGAGTAGAAACGCCAGATGAAGGAAGGATAATAAAAGGCAGCTCAGTTAGGATAGAATACCTTTCACAAAATCCTGATTTTGATCCTGAAGCCACAGTTCTAGGACAGGTTTTCAAGGGTAACTCAGATGTTATGAGAATAATTAGAGAATATGAAAAGGCTGTTCAAAATCCAGATACTCCAGTTGAAATAATTACAAAGCTTACAAGTGATATGGACGCAGCAAACGCATGGCAAATAGAAAGCGAAGCAAAGGCAGTACTGACAAAGCTAGGGATATTAGATTTTGGAGTAAAGGTAGGTACATTATCAGGAGGACAAAGAAAGAGAATAGCATTAGCATCCGCCCTGATAAACCCCGCTGAATTACTTATTTTAGATGAACCAACCAACCATCTGGACAATGATACAATAGATTGGCTAGAGGAATATCTAAGCAAGAGAAAAGGCGCCCTTTTAATGGTAACTCATGATAGATATTTTTTAGATAGAGTAGTTAATGGAATAGTTCAATTGGACAATGGAAATCTTCACATGTACAAGGGGAACTATAATTATTATCTGGAGAAAAAACTAGAAAGAGAAGAAATGGAAGCAGCCACCGAAAGAAAAAGGCAAAGCTTATTGAGAAAAGAGCTAGCATGGATAATGAGAGGCGCAAAGGCACGAACTACTAAACAAAAAGCAAGAATAGAGCGTTTTGAAAATCTAAATGAGAAAGCCATAGACTTAACTGATGAGAAGCTAGATATATCAGTAGCAAGTAGCCGTCTTGGAAGAAAGGTAATAGAGTTAGAGCATATCAATAAGTCCTTTGATGATAAAAAAGTAATAGATGATTTTAGCTACACAGTCTTAAGAGATGACAGAGTGGGAATAATAGGTCCGAATGGAAGCGGAAAATCAACACTTATTAACATAATAAGTAAAAGACTAGAGCCTGATAATGGGAAGGTAGACATAGGAGAAACAGTAAGGATCGGAGTATTCTCTCAAGAAACCTATCATATGGATGATAGCTTAAGAGTTATAGAATATATTAGAGAAGGTGGGGAGTTTTTATCTACAGCAGAGGGTCAAAAAATAAGTGCTTCACAAATGCTGGAGAGATTCTTATTCTCTTCTCATGAGCAATGGACTCAGGTAGCTAAGCTTTCTGGTGGAGAAAAAAGAAGATTACATTTATTGAGAGTACTTATGGATGCTCCAAATGTACTCCTTTTAGACGAGCCAACCAATGATTTAGATATTGAAACTCTTACAATATTAGAGGATTACCTAGAGGACTTTCAGGGAGCAGTTATTGCTGTTTCTCACGATAGATACTTTTTAGATAAAATGGTAGAGAAAATCTTTGTTTTCGGTGAAAATGGAAGGATAAAACAATATACGGGTAACTATACGGGAATTAAAGAAGATTACTATACAGACAGTGATGACAACATTCACAATTCAACATCAGGAAAGAACAAAGATGTCTCTAATAAGGATTTTAGTCAATCCAGCAAGAGCAGCTCCGAAAAAGCAAGAGAAAAGCCACTGAAATTCACATATAAAGAACAAATAGAGTATGAAAAAATAGATGACATAATTGCACAATTAGAAGAAAAAATACAGGGTGTAGAGGAGGCTATTAACCAGGCGTCCGCTGATTATATTCTTCTACAAGAGCTATTAGCCCAAAAAGAGGAACTAGAAAATGAGCTAGATGAAAAAATGCAAAGATGGATTTATTTAAACGAATTAGCTGAAAGAATTGAAAATAACAAGAGACAATAG
- a CDS encoding GNAT family N-acetyltransferase: MRIETERLYLRHFNLEKDLEAYALIMGEDEVGKWLPKGEGHTLEETERFMNYILKHWEKYNYGIWAVVDKESDCLLGHCGLNFISDLSETEVLYAFGKHARGKGYATEAAKASLKYAFEKLDFDHIIALAKYLNKASINVIEKLGLKYIKDIELFGLELKYFNITKEEYESLEK, translated from the coding sequence ATGAGGATTGAAACTGAAAGATTATATCTGCGTCATTTTAATTTGGAAAAGGACTTAGAAGCCTATGCTCTTATTATGGGAGAAGATGAGGTTGGTAAGTGGCTTCCAAAGGGAGAGGGGCATACCTTAGAAGAGACAGAAAGATTTATGAATTATATATTAAAGCATTGGGAGAAATACAATTATGGTATATGGGCTGTTGTAGATAAGGAAAGTGACTGCTTATTAGGCCATTGTGGATTGAACTTTATTAGTGACTTATCAGAAACAGAGGTTTTATACGCATTTGGAAAGCATGCTAGAGGAAAGGGCTATGCTACAGAAGCAGCAAAAGCATCTCTTAAATATGCATTTGAAAAACTAGATTTTGACCATATAATAGCTCTAGCAAAGTATTTAAATAAAGCCTCAATAAATGTAATAGAAAAGCTAGGGCTTAAGTACATAAAAGATATAGAGCTTTTTGGATTAGAGCTTAAATATTTTAATATTACTAAAGAGGAATACGAGAGTCTTGAAAAGTAG
- a CDS encoding RNA polymerase sigma factor, with amino-acid sequence MAQKQEYYKLAFIYMKNKEDALDAMSEMILILYEKIYQLKKPEAFYSWSKTILVNCCKKLLKDKSKTIPLDNTVEEGCEARLKEKEEQLLVEEHLSRLNEKHQEVIKLRYYLDLDYQTIAEILKIPLGTVKSRISIGLNKLKESLGGDYYERH; translated from the coding sequence ATGGCTCAAAAACAGGAATACTATAAGCTGGCTTTTATATACATGAAAAACAAAGAAGATGCATTAGATGCTATGTCAGAAATGATATTAATTTTATATGAAAAGATTTATCAGCTAAAAAAGCCAGAGGCCTTTTATAGCTGGAGTAAAACTATTTTAGTGAACTGCTGTAAAAAGCTTTTAAAGGACAAAAGCAAGACAATTCCCTTAGATAACACTGTAGAAGAAGGCTGTGAAGCTAGATTAAAAGAAAAAGAAGAACAGCTTTTAGTAGAGGAACATTTATCAAGGTTAAATGAAAAGCACCAAGAGGTTATAAAGCTTAGATATTATTTAGACTTAGATTATCAGACCATAGCGGAGATATTAAAAATACCTTTAGGAACAGTAAAATCACGTATTTCTATAGGTCTTAACAAATTAAAGGAAAGCCTTGGAGGTGATTATTATGAAAGACATTGA
- a CDS encoding response regulator transcription factor yields MYKIMVIEDDKKLQELIKNHLEKYGYETCIVEDFSQIKKEFINHSPHLVLMDINLPYYDGFYWCRDIRTVSKVPIIFISARGSDMDQVMAIENGGDDYITKPFSYDLLIVKIKGVIRRVYGEYSENNHNEVYEVDGLYMHVHQNIIEYSGRKTELSSKEFLLLYSLLKSVNQIVSREELLEILWNDIDFVDDNTLSVNITRLRKRLEEIGIDDAIETKRGQGYKMVSNWSR; encoded by the coding sequence ATGTATAAAATTATGGTAATTGAAGATGATAAAAAGCTTCAAGAGCTAATAAAAAACCATCTAGAGAAGTACGGGTATGAAACCTGTATAGTGGAAGATTTCTCGCAGATTAAAAAAGAGTTTATTAATCATAGCCCTCATTTAGTTCTAATGGATATTAACCTACCGTACTATGATGGCTTCTACTGGTGTAGAGATATAAGGACTGTTTCTAAGGTGCCTATTATATTCATTTCAGCCAGAGGCTCAGATATGGATCAGGTCATGGCTATAGAAAATGGGGGAGATGATTATATAACCAAGCCATTTTCCTATGATTTGCTTATAGTAAAAATAAAGGGAGTTATTAGAAGGGTTTATGGAGAGTACTCTGAAAATAATCATAACGAGGTATATGAAGTAGATGGCTTGTATATGCACGTTCACCAGAATATTATAGAGTATAGTGGCAGAAAAACTGAGCTTAGCAGTAAAGAATTTTTGCTGCTGTATTCTCTGCTTAAAAGTGTTAACCAGATAGTTTCAAGAGAAGAGCTGCTAGAAATACTATGGAATGATATAGACTTTGTAGATGATAATACGCTTTCAGTAAACATTACAAGACTTAGAAAAAGATTAGAGGAAATAGGAATAGATGATGCTATAGAGACCAAAAGAGGACAGGGCTACAAGATGGTAAGCAACTGGAGCAGATAG